The genomic window AAACGACAGGTTATAGAAATATTGATCTATTCCGTCATTGCTTTTCGATATTGTAGGATCACCTTGTTGGGTAAAATCGTATTTTTGATGAGTTCGGATTTCATTGCCTCCAACGCGCACCTGGAGGATAGGGGTTTTGAAAACCGTGTCAAAAGAGATCACCGGTTTGACCGGGTTTTCCCGGGGACCAAGATTAAACGGGATGGAGATATCAGTCCTCTTAAGTAAACCTTTTATATAAGAGCTATCCCAAACGTTTCCCTCGATCCCCAAATTAGCTTCGACAATCCGAGCCAATGCTAACGCCAGCGCATCCAGAATCGCCGTTTTGCCTGCGCCGTTGATGCCCACGAAGAGATTGCACTCCGGGTGCAGATCGAGGTCCAGCTTTTGGAAGCAGCGGAAATTGTCGATGGTGATGTGGGCCAGCTTCATTGCCGACTTCCGCATTCGGGTAAGAGGAGTGAGATCCTTCAATGATGGGATGATAGCGTAAATTTTTTGATTTTCAATATGTTATCCTTTAAATATCAAAAAAAGGAAATGTTCTGTCCTTTGACTTTATAAGTTACTTTCCATCTTGATCATCAAGACTCATTGCTTCGCTGTCTGGTAACTTGCTCATTTAATAGAAGCGAAAGTCAACAGATTGAATATTTTCTTTTTTTGATATTTAAAGGATAACATATTGAAAGTCAAACAATTTCCAGTCGCGGGAATTTTGCAACGTCTTGGTGAAGAAAAGCGCATGAACCAAACATTTGGTTCATGCGCTTTTGTGCAACGATCCGCCGGCCTATCCCTTGAAGAAGAGCAGTTTTTTCAAGAAGTTGGAGCGGCTTTTCCCGGAGCCTTTGGCCTCCTTGGCCCGTGAGGTGGCGGTGGGGGGGGTGCCGCGACCGGTCACGAAGCGGTGGCGTTCCAGAGCGTAGCGGATGGAGCGCACGAACTGGCGGCGGGTGACGGCGTTTTTCACCAGATAGTCCTGGGCGCCCTGATGCACCGCTTCCATGGCTTGCTGTTCGTCGTCCTCGCCGGTGAAGATGACCACCGGCGTGTCGAAGGCCCGCCCGATCACCTGCCGGAAGGTCTCCATGCCCTGGCTGTCGGGCAGGTTGAGATCGAGCAGGATCAGGTCGAACTTCTCCTTGTCGAGCCGGTAGATGGCCTCGTTCAGGCTGACCACCCCCGTCAGGGAGAATTTGGGCGGTCGGAGGGGCATCTCCTTTTCCACCGACATGCGGGAGAGCCAGGTGGAGACCAGTCCCTGCAGATCGGTGTCGTCCTCCACCACCAGAATGTGGTAGCCCACGCTGTAGTCGAAGACGTTGGGCAGTTTGCGTTCCGCCGCCGTCAGGGCTGGCGAAGGCGAGTCGGGGTCGCAGGGGGGCTCGATGCGCTGATGATCCAGATCGTAAATGCGCTGGGCCATGTGGCGCAGCACCCGAAAGGCCAGGGAGGGGTCGTAATGCAACTGGTGGATGAAGGTGCGTTCGTCCACGGAAAGAATGTGGCTGTCACAAACCGCGCGGACGGTGGTGAAGCGTTGACGGTCGGCGGTGAACAGGGAGACCACCCCGAAAATTTGTCCCGCGCCCAGCAAGGC from Magnetococcales bacterium includes these protein-coding regions:
- a CDS encoding cyclic nucleotide-binding domain-containing protein, whose product is MNAKASRQLGQLYQAGEIIYRPGDAGEALYVIQEGEVEVLLQTWRGEEQLALLGAGQIFGVVSLFTADRQRFTTVRAVCDSHILSVDERTFIHQLHYDPSLAFRVLRHMAQRIYDLDHQRIEPPCDPDSPSPALTAAERKLPNVFDYSVGYHILVVEDDTDLQGLVSTWLSRMSVEKEMPLRPPKFSLTGVVSLNEAIYRLDKEKFDLILLDLNLPDSQGMETFRQVIGRAFDTPVVIFTGEDDEQQAMEAVHQGAQDYLVKNAVTRRQFVRSIRYALERHRFVTGRGTPPTATSRAKEAKGSGKSRSNFLKKLLFFKG